Part of the Fundulus heteroclitus isolate FHET01 chromosome 20, MU-UCD_Fhet_4.1, whole genome shotgun sequence genome, TCACTGTAAAGCAAATGGTCTCAAGTGCAACAggtcataataaataaatcaaagtttttcttttatcaagtGAATGGTGTGGAGGACCAGGAGAGtcactgaaaaagaaacacaagcaTTTCAAGTTCAACATTTGGAAAGCGTTTTGTAATTGCACATTTGCAGTTGAATTATGAAAGAGGAATTTCCAACTGTATTTATTAATCCATTATTAAATACTGCAAATTGAGTCGTATTTCTAAATCTTAACCACGATTCGTAAATCTAATAATGAATACCTTTCcttatcaaacatttaaaaaggtaattccctttttttttccatttgcattTTTGTTCACCTTGCATTTTCAATTCCTATTtgatattacattttcttttttactataCCACCTCCATTTTCCTTTTGCGTGACCCTTAATTGAatatataaaatgcatgaatacaTAAATTCTTACTAGTTGTGGTAAACCTGTCTCTGATTCTCAACTGTGTAATCTCAGTGGTTTTGCAGTGTGCGACTGGAACATGGTGAAGGTGGATTCGGGGTTATTTTCCAGCGTCCACGCTCTTGACTTCCGAGGTCAATAAGTAGCCAGCAGCTCTTGTTCTTGGTTACCAGCTGTCTGCTTCAACTCTGTGTCGGGCTTTCCTCCAAATATTCGTGTTTAAAGCAGAGACAGACATGCTTGAAAAGACCCACCTATTTAGCCGTTGATCGTCTTTGTATTTATCAGGTAGAAATTTCTCCCGGGCACCACGGAAAGCGGCCCGAGCTGCACCTGCATTACTTGCGCCGCACTTTTGAGAACCTTGGGTCAGTTGCATTTATGGATAGTTTACATGTCTTAgtgcaaaatgtggaaaaagtagaACACATGTGAAAATAAGTTttacctagggctggacgatatagaatcaaagcatatcgataatatagaaatcatattgatcgatatcgataattaaaaaaaaaaatctaaatatacattttaagtgtagtcctggccattttatgctgttgcttaatgtcctatttttaaataaattgattcaaacacaaccctttattctaccaactttttacaaaaactaagtgttaaaaaaaaaaaagaacatgtgctcccTGTGCTCTCTGACAGCTcatggagctttcctgggtttgtgattggtcgtttgtaatgactgtagtacatgataggctagaatgcactgatcttttattgaactttttattgacccctgttttttatattgaaccatacATCTATTGAACGATATAtatcattattgaattatcgtccagccctagttttacCTGTGTTCACCACAtcgaatccttttttttttttatgttataacGATGACTGTCTTACTTTAACCCACAgtggggttttgtttttttggtaggTCTGCAGTCGAGCCACAGTCTTTCAGCTTTGTGATGCTGGATTGAACAATGCTCTGTTATACTTTCTTCCAAGCTATCCCTGCTCTAAACTTCTCCATAACCTCCTagctgacctgtctgctgcgcTGCTCAGTCAAATGATGCTGTTTGTCCACTagtgttctccaacaaaccctCACTGAACAGCTCACATAAAAGCTTTATTGAGATTAAATAACACTCAATTTTGTACTCTGTTTTACTAATTAGGTTATACTGAATGacaggttgtgtttttttttattattattgtagaaACTTATGTAAACCAtgtattatttttccttttactttacaGTTTTGATCTACTTTATGATGACATTCAACCGTTTGTAAGGCTCCGTGGGTctaaattggggggggggggggggggggggttgtttcaCTGCTTTCACGGCACACCACAGCTGACCTGGTTATTACAATCAGCTATCACTTTATATTATTAGCAACAAAGGAGCGAAAGGGGCGGTGAGCTGAACACGTTATTGTGTTTCTGTTGTCCGGTCAcgtgatgttgttgttgttttcctcaGAGGCCCACCTTTTCGGTCCTGCCTTCCTCTGCAGACGACTTGGACACAGGCACTTTTTCTGTCAGACTTGATCAGCCGGGTCTTCAGATCGGTTCTTCCCAGCCCGGTGCGGAGCCGACCCGACGGAGAGTCCCCCTGGCCTTTGACGGCCCAGAGAGGGCTGTGGTCACGACCAGAAGCAGGCGGCGTCCACGTGCGAGCGCGTTTGAAAAGCCCGTCGCCGGAGCCGCTGGGAAACTGCTAGTCTGGCTGTCATGTGcgcggagagagagagggccAGCGTGAATTCAGCGAGGCGGTGTACGTGCGAGATGGAGAGGAAAGCATGcgagtgtgtgtctgtgtgtgtgtgtgaacatacTGGGACTCTCTGGCAGGCAAAATGTAGACGGCCGTTCACAGAGCTGCGTCCggaggtggggggtgggggggtgttcAGCTTTGCGggatgagaaacaaagttgtGTGGATCCTCGGATGAACATGGTGGCAAAGTTTCCAGGGACGGTTTGTGAGTACACAAAGTGGGGACGGAGCGGATGGCGGAGAGAAGGTCAGGGCGACACGAACGTCTGCATCCTTCTCTCTGGGTGAGACGGCAGATTAGTGGAGACGATTGCAGCGTCTGGCATTTACTGAACCTTTGTCCTGCTCTGAAATGTTACAGGTCTTGCCACGAGACCCGCTGGTCAGAATTGTGCCGCCGGTTCCTGATCTCCTGTTTTCGTAAAGCTTTGAAGGGCCGTTTTTATCCTCATTCTGGGTTCTGTCCAAGGCCTATAATATAAAAGATGTACGAACAGCGAACAGAGTAGTTATTTcaaacacttgaaataataaCAAAGTGGACATTTTTAAAGCGCGTTTGATATATTGTATGACCAATAAGCTTGGCTAGCGTTAAAATGTGGATCCTTAACGCTGAGATTTCCAAACGGTCGCTAGCTTTTTCAGATCCATCTTATCCCTTAATAGACAGACTGGGAGCTCAAACAGCAACTTTGCTGCGCTCCGTTCAGCCGCGTTTTTCTTTTAAGTAGCTTCTTACatctctgtgcttcctctgaGGTTTTAAACACATCCCTGATACTGAAAATGGTTTCCCTCTGACTCCTTCTCCCTCACTAACAGCATCCGCACTCAAGgctgtttgttgttgctgtttattttattttattttccagccacCAGCCGGTGTCTCTAGttttattggtgtttttttttttttctccaggtaaAGAAACCATTAAAGAACATTTCTTGTTAACTGACTGGacacatttgttacatttaattgAGATTAGCTTCTTCAGGAGGGCTACCTGACGTGTTTGAAAGTGGATTGACAGAGTAGCAAAGGATATCAGCTGGGAAGCCTAAACCTCGTGCTTGGTTTTTAAGTCTTCAAATATAAATACACAGTCTAGCAATGGTTTTATGCTGTCCAGTGGagtcttttctttttgaagcTGGTTACAGTTGGATTTGTCTGGACTGTTGGCGGAGAACAGCCTATTTGATGGTAATTATTAGTGATTTGTCATGTGTCACGTCTTTAATTTTGACCCAAGTCTGTGTTTgcgttgtgtttgtgtgcgctGGAATCCTACCTAGCCAACGTTTTTACGTAATCACCTCGACGCACCAAGGAAACGACGTCAGCAGTTTCTGTTGTCTTTCAGTCTTCTCCCTCAGTTCTGTCTGAACTCTACGCAAAAAGCAGTAGAAACACCAGCTTGCATTTAACGTACAGGACACACTGCTGGCTTGGGGGCTACCTTCGGGTCTATTTGGGTGATCAagcaaccaaataaaaaaaattaaaaaaaagaacccacCAGCTACAGACAGCAGAATTTGCAGAGCTGGCAGCTTTTTAAtacagggttcccgcggatccttaaaaagtcttaaaaggcattgaattctgtaatataaaactaaggccttaattggcattaaaatgtcttaaatcagtctttcttaggtcttaaaattgttaccaggtcataaataggattttatttttgtaatccttaccaaacagtaaaataattgacacaattataattttttttaatttaccaaactgctcaatgtaaccattgttggttccgtcccgatagcggaaccaataaaaactgttgcggccggaccatagctgcgagAAAGAGTCGGCACTGGTTATGTAGtggttttaaaaactgatttatagtttattttagcagggaacaaaacaacgtttgtgaattcagttcagtagttgttaaaaatatatctgtaatttgtgtgttttttagctttcttcctatatggaatgtttttcaaaatgttaaacatgtctactgggccagaaagtaatagtttatgttaaaataaacattttggtaaagttgtcgcaaccaggtttatcttgtttatcgtgaagttggtcttaactttttatttcaagtggcattaaaaagtcttgaatttaacttgccttatgctgtaggaaccctgtaatAGCTTTTGTCAGGACTCTCACTCTGCCTCAAaggttttctctctttttttctgtttttttcccccccagtcaCAGACCATGAACATCGTGGGCCAGCTGGCAGAGACCGTGTTTGTCACCGTGAAGGAGCTGTACCGCGGCCTGAACCCCGCCACCCTCACCGGAGGCATCGACGTCATCGTGGTGCGGCAGCCCGATGGCTCTTTCCAGTGCTCCCCCTTCCACGTCCGCTTCGGGAAGCTCGGCGTGCTGCGCTCCAAGGAGAAAATCGTCAGCATACTTGTGTTTCGTAACCGCGTTCTCTGGCTAAATCTTCCGTCGTCTCTTGCTAAATGGTACGTTGTGATTTTAGGTGGACATCGAGATAAACGGGGAGCCGGTGGACCTGCACATGAAGCTTGGAGACAATGGCGAGGCTTTCTTTGTGGAGGAACATGAAAACATGGAGGTACGCACATAAAATATACATCGATCTACTTCAGCTTAATCAAACTTTCATGTTAAATaccgttttttttctccctcttcttTTGCTGTTAGGTGCCAGCCTATCTGTGCACCTCCCCGATTCCTCAGGAGGCCCCCGAGGACACGGATGTGGCCGCTGAAGGGTCCGTAGCCCGCCGGAAGAAACGGCGGAAGAAGCGCGCGCGTTCAGATAATTACCTGAGAGATGATGTCGGCACCTCGTCAGAAGAAAGGGACAGAGGGAAGGAGAGCGACAGAGACGCTGACGCTGCCCATCGGGACAAACCTGCGTCTGAGGCGCTGTCTGCGGCGCTGCAAGCCAGGTCAGACGGCGAAATGTGCAGATGTTTTAGACTGTTCTTCACATTTATAGTgaatttttctgcattttcatcTGCTCAACAATGAGCTGATCATTGcagtattttaaataaacaaggtAGTTAGACTTTTGTAGTAAATTTTGTAAATACTTTTAGGTCCGATGCATAAAAAGGGGCTTACATGTTAcggtttttaaaaagaagacacAGGTTGCATGAAATTATTCAGAGGACTGCAAACGGCCCCCCTTTGAACGCCTCTGCCCTAACTTTGAATTTTTCAACAAACCATGTTGCCGGTTTAGTTTCTTATCAATTGGCAGAAGATTGAGGTCATGAATTTAAAATTGACAGCAGTTCTGCTACAGCTGCTGTTTCCCTGAAAGAGGATCGCAGTTCAACATGTGAGAACCAGGATTTGACATTACCTTCAATCACAATGTGGAGGGAACAAAGTTgtcaattattttcattttgctatatcccccacccccccgtgTGTTTTTAGCAAATCCATTTACTACTCGCTGTCCGAGGAGCCAAACGAGAAACTTGGGGCCGCGCAGAACAGAGAAGCTCATCCACATTCAGACGGAGAGCAGTCCCCTTCGGAAAAGTAagaaagttttttattattattattattattattattattattattatttatcttcCAGTACTTGTAGCTACTCATGCTTGTGTTTTTACCATCCTCCGTTTGTTTTCTAGTGTCTTCTTCAGTCGGCCAGGTTCCCCTAAAAGCGACTCCGAGCTTCTGCTTAAATCCCAGGATCTGTTTGAGCCGCAGATGCAGTGGAACTGGGGAGGCTTTCCCACGGTGAGACACACAAACGCAGATCGAGCGGCTGCCTGTGCTGCAGTCCGATCTCGCCCCGCTGACGCGCGCCTCTCCTGTCCTCCGCAGCCCTGTCATCCGGAGAAGACGCCGCCGGCGCTCCAGGCCCCCTCCCCGTGGAGCGCCACTCATTTCCGCACCATCGAGAGGCAGGACTCCTTTGACATGGGCTACGAGGCTGAGATCAGCTGCGGCAGAGCGGGCGGCTTTTACGTCGTGAAGCCGCAGCCGAGGACGCGCTCTCTGGATTTAGACGGCTGCTCCACGCAGACCAGCCCTTCGTCGCCGGAGAAGAACTCTCATGACGCCCTCTCCTCCCACAGCGACCTCTTCGTGTCGTGTGTTTCTTCGGGGGATTTGGACTCGACGCGCTCACCCGAATGCACGCCtggagagcaggaggaggaaagagACTTGTCTTCTGAGTCGGTCGGCGTTTATTTCAGCACGAGCCAGGAGTGCCCTGACGGTGTCGGCTCTGCGGCTGAAACTGTTACTAAAAGCAAAGCATTCAGCGAAGCAGAAGAGCCAGGAAAGCAGACGGATGACTGCTCAGTCCCAGAAACGAGCCGGAGTGGCCAAGAGCCGACAGACCTGCAACACGGGGGTGTCTTATCCGAGCCGACTGAACCGGGTCCTGTCGGTTCTGCTCCCGTCAGCGCGGGGCACGGCGGACCAGCTCCCTGCGCCGACGGGCGAGATGAGGCGAGCGCCCTCGGAGCCGCCGATGGATCGGCAGGAAGCTCGGCTCCAGCGACTGCTGAATCACGAGCCCAGGGCACGGACTCTGGGATCAGCTTGGCAAAGTCCTCTGAAGCCTCCCCCCAGCCGGAGCAACAGGACAAGAGAAAAAGTGAAGCCAAGAAGTTCATGCTTTAGGTTAAAGCTACAAGCCTTTAGTTAATAAAGTGGATTCCTTTCTCACCTTGCAGTGTGGCTCTGTTGCAGGTAAACGAAACCATCATCTAGGCCCATCGGATATTTACCTGGACGACCTGACCACGCTGGACCCAGAGGTGGCGGCGCTTTATTTCCCCAAAACGTACGATCTTTACCGATGCACCTTTTGTCAAGTTCCAACTAAATTTCTGCTTATcgtaattagattttttttacgtGATAGgccatcacactgcaaaaactgaactaaaaataagtaaaatgttctaaaaatgtgtgtattttttcttgatttgagcaggtaaataagatggtttgccaatagaataagatttttgcacttaaaataggaacaactcatctccatcatcttagttgaagtgcattatatctaattgtcttattttatgggtcaaaatactcattccattggcagatgatcttatttacctgctcaaatataggacaaaaacactcattttaagaacattttacttacttttagatcagtttttgcagtgcacaaagTAGTTATATGGTTATCGATGTTTCTAGCAAACGtctacattttaattgtttgttaTACCTATGCAAAAACGCAGAAATTCTGTTCCAGTAACTTAAGAATTAAGAAATGCCGACCTTAACTCGGGCTGTGGCGCTCGCCCACAGGGAGGCGGAGGGAGCGTTCAGCCAGTATGCGGAGCAGGCCTCCTGCTCTGGCAGCCAGTCGCCTCAGTCCGTGGGCAGCGGAGCGCTGGACAGCGGCACAGAGTATCTGTCTGATTCCACGTCGTACAGCATGGACGTCAGTATGTCCCTGTGCGGGCAAGAGGGGGACACCAGCCAGATCACCAAAGGTAGGAGCGCTTGATCCGGAGTCAGGTTGACGGGTCGGCTCATACGGTAAAGGACGGGTCTGTTTGATCTcttattgtgtttgtttgggtttttttttattttgttccagaAAAGTTCACAAAGCACCTCGTGACATATCAGGACTTTGTCAACAATCCAGGAATCATCGAGGACCCAAGTCTAGTCATCTGTATAAATTCTAAGTAATTaccaatatatttaaaaagtttccagttgaaatgtttttttttctattgttatTTATCAActcttttaccctttttttcagCTATTACAACTGGGCAGTGGCTGCTCCAATGATCCTCTCCATGACAACGTTCCAGAAAAACCTACCAAAggtagtttctgtttttttttttttgttgttgttaaactAGAGTCACTAGACCAATAAAGTTTTAacgtaaaatgtatttagattGCCCAGTCCAACATTAAATGCactttttcatttgaatgaagTTATAGAATAACGTAAGGTTTCATAAAAGCCTACGCAACAAAAATGCCGGCAGAAACGATGATAATTTTCTCTCTATGTGTCTCGTACACAGAGCacagtggagcagctggtgaagGACAAGATGCCCAAAAAGTCCGGTCGCTGGTGGTTCTCATGGAGACGGAGAGACATGGACAACAACCAGGTGGCTGCTCGGGTCCACGTGTAGCGGGGGTAGTGGGAAGACGTGTTACATGTTTCAGCATGCACTGACtacacacacttacacacagGGAAAGGGCGTGCTCTTCTAGTTggcgcagttttttttttttctttttgtaagaCATTACGGTAAGGCGGAAGCCTGAACTGTTTCCGACTGGTGATGAACGTGCActcctcttttcttttcagcaCAAACAATcaaaggaggagcaggaggagccgCTGGCAAGCGTTTCCTCCACAGTTCAGTAAGTCGCGTCATTAACACGATTTAAGAATCCCCCCCTAGGAAACGTGTTCCAGCTGGACCTGTTCTAGCAAGTCCTGCTGTTGCACATCTGTTTCACTATTGTATTACATTTGTAGAGGTGGGAAACCCTGATATGTCTTGCATTTTGATGTTAATCATTACTAGATActttacagtgccttgtaaaagtattcgcCCCCTACCCACAAttggctttttacctattttgttacCTTCCAGTCTgtaattcaaatgtttttttaatcttatttgaTGAGACAGTTCTGCGCAAAATAGCCTAAGaaggtaaataataataaattataatgAATATAATGACCAAAAACAattggatggatagatgaaagGATGGAAAATCTAAATATTGGCTTTCGCATATGTCTCTACCCGATTTGCTATAAAGTCCCTAAAAGGTTCTGGTGCAACTAGACAcaaaaatttgtaaaatgaagtccacctgtgtacAATCTAAATGTCACATGATCTGCCAGTATAATCGctccttttctgaaaggccccataGGCTGCAGCGGCACTAAGCAAGCGGCATCACACCGTGAAGACCGATGAGCTCTCCAGACAAGTCGAGGGCAAAGTTGTCAGGAAGTACGAGGATTGTGgggttattaattttatattttaatgtttcccCCCGGAGCACCATCACATCCATCATGTTCAAATAGAAAACAcgtggtaccacaacaaaccaaGAGAGCGCCGCGCAGCATGACATACCGGGCCAGTCAGATCATTGAtcaaaacggcagcacagcacaaaGATAAccctgcagagctccacagcagagacttcTGCTGcgatctgtccataggaccacaataagccgtatgctccatagagctgggctttatggtAGAGCGGGCAGAAAAAAGCAAGAGTAGCACTAAGAAACTCACTGCTGAAAGGAAGACGCTTTTGCAGTGTGCCACAAGCCATGGAGTGGATACAGTAAAGAGGTGAGGGAAGGCTTTCTGGTCAAATGAGACCTAAATTGACCAATATTGAAAACACTGTGTGGTGGAACACAAAATCTCGCTGCTTTTCTACAGCAGGTAACTGAGCTGCTCTAAAAATATGGTCTGGGGAATATGAATATgaatgaagctaaatacagggctatactggaagaaaagctgttagaaCTTGGAAGAGTCCCTGGGCAAAAAGTTcctcttccagcaggacgacgaCAACCCTAAACATGAAGCCAGAACTACAGTGGGATGGTTTAGGTTAAACCATGTTTTAGTGTTAGCACGggccaaagtccagaccaaaacCCAGTTGAGAATGTTTCGTAAGACGTGGTGTTCGAAGATGGTCTCCATGCAGGCTGACTGAGGTTAAGCTActaagaagaatgggcaaaaaaattgGTTTCTAGATGTACAAATCTGGTAGAGGCATACCCCAAAAGACCTTTGGCTATAATTTCTGCAAAAGTTGGTCTAACAAAGTATTCAATCAGGGCGAATGAATACAAAAACACATCACACGtttaagattttaaatttttaatcatcagtgagaatgcttatacagcattctcacttattttTATTACGTTCCTTCAGTTTCACATATTCTGTCCCATCAAATTCTAAGGGTTACAACCCCACTGAAGTTAAGGttgtaacaaaatgtggaaatgttctaTGTAGGAATatatttgcaaggcactatagagtcacaaatgtttacaacttATCAGCAATGTCCGTGCTGTAAGTGTTTGCTGTAAAAAGGCTGTTTTTTATGTCTCAATATACTTTTAAAAACCAATGAACACCCATTATGACcaccttttattgttttgtcagAGCCACACTGGATGACGTTGACAGCGACGAAGCTGCAGGTCTTGGACGAAAAGCGGTGATTCCTTCCAGTCATTCTACAGAAACC contains:
- the zgc:123305 gene encoding zgc:123305 isoform X5, which produces MNIVGQLAETVFVTVKELYRGLNPATLTGGIDVIVVRQPDGSFQCSPFHVRFGKLGVLRSKEKIVDIEINGEPVDLHMKLGDNGEAFFVEEHENMEVPAYLCTSPIPQEAPEDTDVAAEGSVARRKKRRKKRARSDNYLRDDVGTSSEERDRGKESDRDADAAHRDKPASEALSAALQASKSIYYSLSEEPNEKLGAAQNREAHPHSDGEQSPSENVFFSRPGSPKSDSELLLKSQDLFEPQMQWNWGGFPTVRHTNADRAAACAAVRSRPADARLSCPPQPCHPEKTPPALQAPSPWSATHFRTIERQDSFDMGYEAEISCGRAGGFYVVKPQPRTRSLDLDGCSTQTSPSSPEKNSHDALSSHSDLFVSCVSSGDLDSTRSPECTPGEQEEERDLSSESVGVYFSTSQECPDGVGSAAETVTKSKAFSEAEEPGKQTDDCSVPETSRSGQEPTDLQHGGVLSEPTEPGPVGSAPVSAGHGGPAPCADGRDEASALGAADGSAGSSAPATAESRAQGTDSGISLAKSSEASPQPEQQDKRKSKRNHHLGPSDIYLDDLTTLDPEVAALYFPKTEAEGAFSQYAEQASCSGSQSPQSVGSGALDSGTEYLSDSTSYSMDVSMSLCGQEGDTSQITKEKFTKHLVTYQDFVNNPGIIEDPSLVICINSNYYNWAVAAPMILSMTTFQKNLPKSTVEQLVKDKMPKKSGRWWFSWRRRDMDNNQHKQSKEEQEEPLASVSSTVQATLDDVDSDEAAGLGRKAVIPSSHSTETMNMAQSISQMYRKSLRLTSKQIENLNLREGANKVVFSVTTQYQGTCRCEAAIYLWNWADRVIISDIDGTITKSDALGHILPQFGKDWTHKGIAKLYHKIHQNGYKFLYCSARAIGMAAITKDYLQWVNDQGTVLPKGPVLLAPSSLFSALHREVIEKKPEVFKIACLSDIRDLFGPNRQPFYAAFGNRTNDAYAYKQVGVSEARIFTVNPKGELIQEMTKGNKSSYNHLSGLVEHLFPMLSADGSNVSVLDCPDYSSFSYWKEPLPKLDLDALL